ACCTATTTTTGCTGCGGTAAAAGTAAGGAATGTTTTGACCGCAGACTTAGGAAGTATTACACAAGATCAGTTTTCTTGCATAGACATTGCTATGATTGTTAATCAAACCAACAATATCTGCAcgaatttaaagtttttttaatttattttcagaagCTGGGGCATCTGCAGACGCTGAATCTCGGGCGGAAAACGAATCTAGTCAGGAGTGCGCTTGGTGCCGGAAACCAGGAAACAAGCAAATTTCATTGGATACGCCGACTGGTTCCAAAGTGTTTTGTAGCGAGGTTTGCTTTACGCAGTGCAGGCGAGCTTCATTCAAAAAGAGTAAGACATGTGACTGGTGTAAACACGTTAGACATACCGTGAATTACGTAGAATTTCAAGACGGTGAAACACAATTACAGTTTTGCAGTGAAAAGTGTTTAAATCAATATAAGATGAGCATATTTTGTAAGGAAACACAGgaacatttacaaaaaatgagCAAGAAAGGGGATGATTCTTCCGGAGGAAAAGACGAAGAAAGGGAAATACTGATCACCCCGGAGTTGTGGATGCGCAGTGAGCAAGCACGGAGAGCAGCGGAAGCACGCGAATCAGCCCGTGAGCGCGAGCGTCAAGAACGCCGCGAGGATagagaaaactgtagaaaaacgTTCTCAGTAAGTGCAGAAAAACTTTCATCacataaaattaacaataaaagTGACATTTCCGAAAAATCACGACTTTCTCTGCTTGACCGTATAAAAAGTGAAGCTAAACACAAACGCAGTTTTTCAGAAAGAGAACCAGATAGAACAAGTCCAGCACGGTCTGAACCACAGGCTGCATCACCGTCCCCAAAAAGCGAAACACCCTTCCCAGCCCATATGCTTCATCCTTCGATAGCGATGGCTCCATGGCTACATCAGGCGCATCTTATGGGAGCGTTTCCCCCAGGCCTTATGCCATATAGTCATATGCCGCCAGTGATGCTTGCTGGATTTATCCCGCCACCGCAAGGGAATGTTGTTGCTGATAACCGAGATAAGGAAGAACCCGAACAAGACAGAAGAACGAGTAAGAAAGAACATACTACAAGGCAAAATCATTTTGGCTTATTAAGTCCGCAAGTGTCGGGTTCTACACAGCGTCATGAATCGAGAATTTTACCCAGTTTAAACGAACGCAGAACGAGCAGCTTATTTCCGGTAGATTTCCCACAATTCTTTCCCGGGCAGACTGGATCATCTACGGCTGCGGAAGCAGCGGAACAACCATCTGGAATACCCGGCATTCCACCTGTAACAGTGATGATTCCAATTCCTGTGCCGTTGCCACTTCCGGTCCCTATACCAATACCGATACCGCTAACAATGAATCAACTAACATCATTTTTTGGAAACACTGAAAAGAGCGAAAATAATGACAAACTTGACAGCACATCGCCTTTGCCCAAAATAAACGTAGAAACAACAAAAGGGTCAAGATCGccacttcctgtttacattcaaagtCCAAAGTCAGTCACTTCCGCCGGAAGTGATTATAACGCGTATGATAAGCTCGAAGGTAGATCTGGAAGTAGGAACTCATGCCCAGATCTTTCGTTGTATGTAAACGTTAGTGATTCTAGAGTCAGACGAAGTGAAAGTCATTTGTACAAAAGATCTAGGACTCCGGAGTCAATGAGGTCACTCGATTTGTCACGGACTTCGAAAATACCAAGATACGAGTATAACTCAGTGACTTCGGATTCAAATGATGGGGTAATTGACTTGTCTTCTACGAGAGAAAATGGTCACAGATCTGAGGACAATGCGTCTGAATGCAGTGTCGTCAACGGGAATGTGAATGAAGAAAGTAGTTTGTCACGTGACGATAATGATAACTATACGGAGGATGGCCCACTTGTGCCAAAGATACATATAATTACGCATAGAAATGAGTCCCCTTTGAATCAACCTCTACCACTTCCGCCAACAGAAAATTCTTACTCCTCCAGAAGGGGACTTATTCTTGATGCTCCTGTCATTGCGAAGAAATCGAGGAGTCCTTCGCCGGAAAGGCGTTCGTATGTAAGAAATGTCCCCCGTGAGATAATTGAAGCAGCCAGACGGCGCTGCATGAGGGCGAGAATAAGGACAAAGTAATTTTTTCAAGACAGTTGTCACAGTGGTTTTGTGGAGTAAGCTTCCGACAGGATCATAATAAGCATATCTATAGTGATCAAACTCAGAatatttctatgtatttctatatatgGAGGTTCGTCAATGGCAAAACTTGATCAGGGAGTAAGAatgttgtaaaataacaaaagGACAAAGCAATATGTAGAACTGTTATTATATATCTTATAACTTCTTTGTACTTGTATGTACCCGTTAGATCCAATTTGAAgatatgtaaattttgtaaataagccatattgtatttaataaaatgttacgtTTTTTGTCTTTCAGTATACATTTCAACTTGTTCCTGTATACATTCATCGCCATTTCAGATGTTGACCTATTAATAATTTTGGTCAGTCCTGGTACCTTCCTGGCACGCTGTAAAAGCGAAAAAAGGAGCAAATATTAGATTTCAAATGTTTATGCCCGTCTGATATAAATATATCGAGATAGAACGATTGAAATATCTCTCACCGAGGGAACACCACATGTAATATTGTCTCAAGTAGTGAAGCCACGACTGAAAGTGTAAAAACTAAAACATACTTTGCTCTTATTTATTAATCATCGTAATAGGAAGAAAACAAAAACTTCAAGAATGAAGTCGTCAATTTGAATATGTTCTCTGTGATTGTTGGCTAAAAACAATTATGTTAAAGATCATTCGTCAGCCAAACACTGACCATAGTTTTATCAGATCCGGTGGTTTCCACTGGTGTTTGAGTGGTGATTTTAACGCACGGAAATGACATACTTCCGGTCTTGTAactatgatttaaaggaatttctaacCGTGGTATTCCGAATCAAGTGAAAATGATGCTTGCACCTGGAGCACAAATGAGTCCCTTTTCTTGGAACACGTGTTCATTTAGCTGAGGTACAAATTGCCTAAATTCATATTTACGAgaccggaaatgttttatttcatccaCTCGTTCTGCGTAAAATCACCAGTTAAACAAACTGGAACCAGATGATCTGATAAAGTTACGACCAGTGCGACCCACCTCCGATCTATTTATTTGGAGTTTTCACTGATTAACTTGCTAAGGAACGGTTAGTACCAGAAAAAAAGCTAAGAAACACTGGTCATATCAATGGACGACTGCTACCCGCCAGAATCTCATTTTGTTAGTTTCCATAAATTTTCAAAGCCATGATATCGTTCGTCTTTACTAGTTTTACTTAAGACCACATTTAAATCTGCTTCGCAGAATCAATAACatgaaaagggacataactttgacGATACACTTACCTCCACAGGAATGGACCTAAGGTATATAGTCTGGTCTTTGACATGATATTAACAAATGTTGTCCAGCTAGCTCGGTTATTCTACGAAGTCCAAGTTGAACAATGGACACAGCTTTCACTATAGTCGGGAAAAACTTGCGCAACTGAGTTACTTAATTACAGTTTGTTCCAAAAGAAATGTTATGGCAATGATAAAAACTTGTAccaaataaaaatcataatttgAATTGATTCCAagcaagagttatctaacttgattaAGTTTTTATTCCAATATTATATAGTTGTTTCTGAGATACAGCTTCACAATAAgctactttgaaaataaaaaacattaaacacattttaaaaagtttaaaatgccAATAATTTGTATCAAAATCAACTTAGAGTAATCAAGGTTTGATGACTAGGAAGCCTGATATTATGTGGTTTCAGTTCAATATATTTAGGTATTACTAGGATACAGTACAGCTTAATGTTAAGTTGCACGCAAAattttacccaatttttttaaGACGAGGTGTGATGAACGGAGACAGACCAGGACATTTGTGCATGTATATatattcaaagaaatttgacaaaaagGAAAACCTATCCGATGTGCATACCTACACACGTACATTTACAACTGCAATGCCAAAAAGCAAACGCACATTTTGACACGCATGATGTATGCAAGCGTGGAACAGGTGGACTGGTTATGGGGTATGGCTTGTCGGTATGTTGAAAGCTgttgtgtgtggtgtgcacggGCGGACACAGGCCAGGCAAAGTTGGCCAATGTAATGCAGCTGTGGATCTTTGTGGTCAATCTTGAGGGTAGGCTACCTTGTGACCATTCACTTAATGTGCGCAAATAGGTATATCCAAGAAAATGTAATATCTATCCGATATATGGATATATGAACAATAACAGATATTTGCACACTTAGAGACCAAGGGTGTGTGCATGGGTGGAGACAAGGTGAAGATGGATATGGGTACAGCTCATGGCGTGTTGCAGAGAGTTCTGTTGCCGTTGGTATGCATGGGTGGAGACAAGGTGGTGAGGGCTTTGGCAAGAGAGAGGTCGGTGGGGTGTAAGGTGCACCGGTGTGTTGCCAGGCTAAGTCATGAGGGATGGAATTAGCGTGTGCATACATGTGTACACGAGATAGTGTCAAAATGCGAAATGAAAATCTTTCCACCATACAAATATCCGTACTTTATAAACTACAGCGCCAAAACATGCGCACATTTGTATAGCGGTTTAGACAGATGGGAACAGCTACTCTGTGTCTTTTGATGTGTGCATGGTTGGAGAAAGGTGGTGACTGTTATGGCAAAGAGGTTAAGGTTGGCAAATGTGTTGCTGGGGCAGGGTCTTTTTGGCAAGTCATGAGGGTTAGACTTAGTGTACCCGAGATAAAACGGACATGAACAACTACAGCGCCAAAACATGTGCGGTTGAGATAGGTGGAGACAACTTGTCTGCGTGTTGCAAGGCGTTGTTTGAGGTGTGCATGGTCGGAGACACGTGGTGATTGTCATGGCAAAGTGGTTAAGTTGCAGGGGGTAAGGTATTTTAACCAGTGGAGAGGGTAGGTCACTCAGTTTGTGATCAGTATTTTAGTGTGTGCATACATGCATATCTAACATAATataataatgcaaaataaaaatctatCCGACATTCGCCTATCCATATGTACGAACGTTAACTCATTAAACCAAATGTCTGTGTATTGGTGACAAAATAGTTTATCTAAACGATATAATTTAAAATCAGTCACTTTCTACAGGCACAAGTATAGCTTTtaaaaagctagaaagtggctcGTTTTGCTTTTGTTATGAGTGGGCAGGGGCAGGGGCAGGGGCAGGGATGGAGTTCAAAGTGATATGCCATTGAAAAAGGGTCTATGAACGTTTATAGTTCCGTCTcggtagctcagtggtaaagcgtccgcttcgagtgcgcaAGGTCGCGGGTTCAGTGCCCttgtttggcgctcagcattaaaaaggaatTAGGTTTCCCCTCTCTCATACACACACGGCGATGGATATCATCTGGAATGAGGTGTAGAGAGTGATAAATCTAGGCAATCTGAATCATTCTGTGGCCTAAAATGAATATAAGCATGTATCCAGTCCCTGAAATACTTCCAGTGTTGAGATCCTAATGGCATGTTTCAGTTACGCAAGCTTCTAAGTGCTCAACTGGGTTAAGCTCATTTCTGCAATTAGGGAGAAGCTATTGATGCTTTATTCTACTTGCAATAGATTGGTCCTTTGCGTGTCATCGAgctctttttgttcattaaagatGGCCGCGGCCTTATGTTTTGTAAGGCAGCtttggtagcagggtacacttagattagaaaattttgggcacggccaggcttacatgtagcgagtcgcaatttTGCACTTTCCCAATGAGCAGAATCAGAGTGGCcatttataaattgcgtgcatgtttgtgcttttaattaatggcccgatcaggactctcatacaagaatacagaaagttatcaaacgAAACTTTTCACAATCCATTAAAAATGAAGCCAAATCATCATTTGCTCTTTTGAACAGCCctcaatgatcccgctgcaggaaACCAAAagccaattttattgcattttctcaATTTAATAGGTCCCTGCTAActttcaggatataaacggaatggggcccatccagctcgttttttttcccacaaaatagcgaaaactctggtatcaatcaacaagcaggAAAACCCCCCCGTGATTTGAATTCCCGGGGCCCAAGGGAACTCACCGATTCTCAAAGCTAGCAGCATTAGGTTTTCAACTTCCATCAAAATTTTACATATCGGctgttaaattttctaaagaattagcATCATATCTCTCACCTTTAAATTttcagacatccaaaatcacgaaagttctaattataacaaatatcgatggggggccaaaattcgaagtgtaccctgctacctttcGACTGATaacccgccattttgttttaggtTGCTGGCTTGATCTTTGTAATTGAAGGAAATAGCTGGGAGCCAGGAATTGGAAAGTTCGGCGTTTAAAAATCCTAGCTATCgttataggttacaacacactaaatagctgttcttctttattctatatttccaatggccgcagcacacatcaggacccattttaaatgtctgtaacttattttttcttgaagaatattgtcagtgctgaataaaaaatcaaaagaaaagtgggggtcatatttgatgcaagaaaaatatttgtattggGAAAACAGCCTTATTTGCTTTGCCAAATTGATTTGTAGTTCTTCGGAATGATCTCATCAAAAATTTTGTCTCtcggaagaaaaaaaaataaaattctcccGCTCACATGTACAGaaagaaatgacaaaaataaaaaaaaaacgtttttgatTGTGTTGCTGATCAGTTACAGCAAATGATCAGTAAACGTAATTTAGACAAAATAGAGAAAACTCTGAATATTCTGAAGCAGTTCACAGTCAGTATTTTTCTTTCAGAACACGTTATCATagttttacagaaatattctCTTTGTAAAAATAATCTCGTCACCTACGAACTGGAACTCTGGTGAGAcatttcttgaataaaatatcctaaaataatgaaataacttaTACTGCTTGTTGTGAAAGACTATGATTTTACTAGTACATGCAGTCAACAAAATGAATGAAACTCATAAATGATCTTTATTTATGCATACcataaacaaaacaaccatttatcTCATGGATATGCTGAAAACACTGGTAAAGGAGGACAATCAGGCGATTTACTTATCAGAGTGTCGGACCAAAGGACGGGGTGAAAAAAAAGCGACACAAAGAGATTGAAAGGGGAAGGAAAACTCCCCATTTTTATATAGACAACGAGGCCAAAACAAGCATAGAAAGGATCACAGTGGGGGAGCTCCTTGGAATAGTCGGTGGCAAaatcaccactggggagtttaaaccgctTTATGGTGCGCACACTCTTAACCCTCTGTATGTATCAGTCACAGAACAGTGTAAATGAAGTAACCACCGCCTAGAGAATCCCTAACACAAGCAAGGGCAATAGTTGTCATatcatgaaaacacaaaaatgcttttgtaaatttttataaaaGCAAACCGGGCCTTATTTTTAACCTAGAGAACCATAAACATATAACTAAGCCTTTGCAGAGGATGGGGCATTAAGAGAAACAACATTGAGGGCCCAACGAAACAGGCCAGCAGACGGATACTAAAACGGTCTTCTTcttgttccgtcagacacaataaCAGAGTTGAACACCAAGCCCGCCGCGGTCCCAAGAACAGtcgggtcataacctcttttaaggataagttttatatatttgcCGAATGCAGTATGCCCAAGAATCTTAAGAACATCATAAAAAATCATGTTTCGATACAACTTCTCGCCGTTCTAGGCGtctttaaggtgaagaaggtgtaatgagcggg
This is a stretch of genomic DNA from Mercenaria mercenaria strain notata chromosome 4, MADL_Memer_1, whole genome shotgun sequence. It encodes these proteins:
- the LOC123552471 gene encoding sine oculis-binding protein homolog isoform X3; amino-acid sequence: MNELLGLFGYEDKVNSTDTENLNLENYTENNDSDAPTSEVNGDVKDKKRRPSERLKSSLRRRLLPLDDNALAQQHMNLVTALKRRELEEAGASADAESRAENESSQECAWCRKPGNKQISLDTPTGSKVFCSEVCFTQCRRASFKKSKTCDWCKHVRHTVNYVEFQDGETQLQFCSEKCLNQYKMSIFCKETQEHLQKMSKKGDDSSGGKDEEREILITPELWMRSEQARRAAEARESARERERQERREDRENCRKTFSVSAEKLSSHKINNKSDISEKSRLSLLDRIKSEAKHKRSFSEREPDRTSPARSEPQAASPSPKSETPFPAHMLHPSIAMAPWLHQAHLMGAFPPGLMPYSHMPPVMLAGFIPPPQGNVVADNRDKEEPEQDRRTSKKEHTTRQNHFGLLSPQVSGSTQRHESRILPSLNERRTSSLFPVDFPQFFPGQTGSSTAAEAAEQPSGIPGIPPVTVMIPIPVPLPLPVPIPIPIPLTMNQLTSFFGNTEKSENNDKLDSTSPLPKINVETTKGSRSPLPVYIQSPKSVTSAGSDYNAYDKLEGRSGSRNSCPDLSLYVNVSDSRVRRSESHLYKRSRTPESMRSLDLSRTSKIPRYEYNSVTSDSNDGVIDLSSTRENGHRSEDNASECSVVNGNVNEESSLSRDDNDNYTEDGPLVPKIHIITHRNESPLNQPLPLPPTENSYSSRRGLILDAPVIAKKSRSPSPERRSYVRNVPREIIEAARRRCMRARIRTK
- the LOC123552471 gene encoding sine oculis-binding protein homolog isoform X1, giving the protein MDKSENSADGDEVAKETVSVKSEPEEDTIKNYAEHTMNELLGLFGYEDKVNSTDTENLNLENYTENNDSDAPTSEVNGDVKDKKRRPSERLKSSLRRRLLPLDDNALAQQHMNLVTALKRRELEEAGASADAESRAENESSQECAWCRKPGNKQISLDTPTGSKVFCSEVCFTQCRRASFKKSKTCDWCKHVRHTVNYVEFQDGETQLQFCSEKCLNQYKMSIFCKETQEHLQKMSKKGDDSSGGKDEEREILITPELWMRSEQARRAAEARESARERERQERREDRENCRKTFSVSAEKLSSHKINNKSDISEKSRLSLLDRIKSEAKHKRSFSEREPDRTSPARSEPQAASPSPKSETPFPAHMLHPSIAMAPWLHQAHLMGAFPPGLMPYSHMPPVMLAGFIPPPQGNVVADNRDKEEPEQDRRTSKKEHTTRQNHFGLLSPQVSGSTQRHESRILPSLNERRTSSLFPVDFPQFFPGQTGSSTAAEAAEQPSGIPGIPPVTVMIPIPVPLPLPVPIPIPIPLTMNQLTSFFGNTEKSENNDKLDSTSPLPKINVETTKGSRSPLPVYIQSPKSVTSAGSDYNAYDKLEGRSGSRNSCPDLSLYVNVSDSRVRRSESHLYKRSRTPESMRSLDLSRTSKIPRYEYNSVTSDSNDGVIDLSSTRENGHRSEDNASECSVVNGNVNEESSLSRDDNDNYTEDGPLVPKIHIITHRNESPLNQPLPLPPTENSYSSRRGLILDAPVIAKKSRSPSPERRSYVRNVPREIIEAARRRCMRARIRTK
- the LOC123552471 gene encoding sine oculis-binding protein homolog isoform X2: MDKSENSADGDEVAKETVSVKSEPEEDTIKNYAEHTMNELLGLFGYEDKVNSTDTENLNLENYTENNDSDAPTSEVNGDVKDKKRRPSERLKSSLRRRLLPLDDNALAQQHMNLVTALKRRELEAGASADAESRAENESSQECAWCRKPGNKQISLDTPTGSKVFCSEVCFTQCRRASFKKSKTCDWCKHVRHTVNYVEFQDGETQLQFCSEKCLNQYKMSIFCKETQEHLQKMSKKGDDSSGGKDEEREILITPELWMRSEQARRAAEARESARERERQERREDRENCRKTFSVSAEKLSSHKINNKSDISEKSRLSLLDRIKSEAKHKRSFSEREPDRTSPARSEPQAASPSPKSETPFPAHMLHPSIAMAPWLHQAHLMGAFPPGLMPYSHMPPVMLAGFIPPPQGNVVADNRDKEEPEQDRRTSKKEHTTRQNHFGLLSPQVSGSTQRHESRILPSLNERRTSSLFPVDFPQFFPGQTGSSTAAEAAEQPSGIPGIPPVTVMIPIPVPLPLPVPIPIPIPLTMNQLTSFFGNTEKSENNDKLDSTSPLPKINVETTKGSRSPLPVYIQSPKSVTSAGSDYNAYDKLEGRSGSRNSCPDLSLYVNVSDSRVRRSESHLYKRSRTPESMRSLDLSRTSKIPRYEYNSVTSDSNDGVIDLSSTRENGHRSEDNASECSVVNGNVNEESSLSRDDNDNYTEDGPLVPKIHIITHRNESPLNQPLPLPPTENSYSSRRGLILDAPVIAKKSRSPSPERRSYVRNVPREIIEAARRRCMRARIRTK